The Stenotrophomonas sp. ASS1 genome segment GGCTCTCGCAGACCGACGCGCAGATCCTCCCCGCTTCGTGGGTTGGCGGTTCGACGAAATAACGTGGCCCGCAGGCACTGCATGCCAGCGCAGCGACCAGCAACACGAAAACACGCGACCACTGCAGCACGATGGACTCCCTTCCAATACGTCAGACAGCGCACGTTAGCAGAGCACACCATCCACGGGCAGGCTGCATGCAACAACGGCGCCACACGGGCGCCGTTGTCTGGACCGGAACGGGAGGGATTACTCCACCACCACCGGAATCTTGCCGATGCGGGCCTGCCATTCGCGCGGACCGGTCTTGTGCACCGATTCACCAGTGGAGTCGACCGCCACGGTCACCGGCATGTCCTGCACGGTGAATTCGTAGATCGCTTCCATGCCGAGGTCGGCGAAACCAACCACCTTCGCCGCCTTGATCGCCTTGGACACCAGGTAGGCCGAACCACCAACGGCCATCAGGTAGGCCGACTTGTTGTCACGGATCGCTTCGATCGCCGCCGGACCGCGCTCGGCCTTGCCGACCATGCCCAGCAGACCGGTCTGCTCCAGCACCTGACGGGTGAACTTGTCCATGCGGGTCGCCGTGGTCGGACCAGCCGGACCCACCACTTCGTCGCGCACCGGATCGACCGGGCCGACGTAGTAGATGAAGCGGCCCTTCAGATCGACCGGCAGTTCCTCGCCCTTGTTGAGCATGTCGACCATGCGCTTGTGCGCGGCGTCGCGGCCGGTCAGCAGCTTGCCGTTCAGCAGCAGGGTCTGGCCCGGCTTCCAGCTGGCCACATCTTCCGGCGTGATCGTGTCCAGGTCCACGCGGGTGCCCTTGGACGAATCGTAGGTCAGCTTCGGCCAGTCCTCCAGCGACGGCGGGTCCAGCATCACCGGGCCGCTGCCATCCAGGGTGAAGTGCGCATGGCGGGTGGCCGCGCAGTTCGGGATCATCGCCACCGGCAGGTTGGCCGCGTGGGTCGGGTAGTCGTTGATCTTGATGTCGAGCACGGTGGTCAGGCCACCCAGGCCCTGCGCGCCAATACCCAGCGCGTTGACCTTCTCGTACAGCTCCAGGCGCAGCTCTTCAATGCGGTTGGACGCACCACGGGCCTGCAGCTCGGTGATGTCGATCGGCTCCATCAGCGCTTCCTTGGCCAGCAGCATCGCCTTCTCGGCGGTGCCGCCGATGCCGATGCCGAGCATGCCCGGCGGGCACCAGCCGGCGCCCATGGTCGGCACGGTCTTCAGCACCCAGTCGACGATGGAATCGGACGGGTTGAGCATGGCGAACTTGGTCTTGGCTTCCGAACCACCACCCTTGGCGGCGACGATGACATCGACGGTGTTGCCCGGCACCACCTTGACGTTGACCACGCCCGGGGTGTTGTCCTTGGTGTTGATGCGCTTGCCGGCCGGATCAGCCAGCACCGAAGCGCGCAGCTTGTTGTCCGGGTGCATGTAGGCGCGGCGCACGCCTTCATTGGCCATGTCTTCCACCCCCATGGTGGCGTCGTCCCAACGCACGTCCATGCCGATTTCCAGGAACACGGTGACGATGCCGGTGTCCTGGCAGATCGGACGGTGGCCTTCGGCGCACATGCGCGAATTGATCAGGATCTGCGCCATCGCTTCCTTCGCGGCCGGCGACTCCTCGCGCTCGTAGGCGGCGGCAAGGTTCTTGATGTAGTCGACCGGGTGGTAGTACGAGATGTACTGCAGCGCGTCGGCGATGGACTGGATGAGGTCTTCCTGCTTGATCGATGTCACGACTTGCTCGCTTGCTGGAGGCTGGCGGGGGTAATCCCCCCATTTTACCCCCTCCCCCGGCCGCAGGGTGGTAGTGCCGGCCGCTGGCCTGCACTATCCACGCACACCCTCTGTCACGCCACGCGCCACTGCGGCGTCCTTGCCCACATGAACGCTGAAACCGCTTTCCAGACCCACCGTCCGCGCCTGATGGCGCTGGCCTACCGCCTGCTCGGCAGTCGCGCGGACGCCGAAGACGTGGTCCAGGATGCCTGGTTGCGCTGGTCCGGCGCCGACCCGGCGGCCGTCCGCGACCCCGAAGCCTGGCTGGTCACCACCACCACCCGGCTCGGCCTGGACCGGCTGCGCGCAGCCAAGCGCGAGCGCGTGCATTACGTCGGCCCGTGGCTGGCCGAGCCACTGGCGGTCGCCCTGGAGCCCGACCCAGCGCCCGGCCCCGCCCAGCTGCATGCGTTTGCCGACGATGTCTCGGTGGCTTTCCTGACCCTGCTTGAACAGCTCGGCCCCGAGGAACGCGCCGCCTTCCTGCTGAAGGAAGCCTTCGACCACGATTACCGTGAGATCGCCGACCTGATCGGCCACAGCGAGGCCAACTGCCGGCAGCTGGTGCATCGTGCCCGGCAGCGCCTGCAGGCCGGGCGGCCGCGCTTCAACGCCGACGCCAGCCAGCACCGGCAGCTGCTGGCGCGCTTCATGGACGCTTCCCAGCGTGGCGACAGCGAAGCGATCCAGGCCCTGCTGCACGCCAACGCGGTACTGGTTTCCGACGGCGGTGGCGTGGTTACCGCGGCGGTGCGGCCCCTGCTGGGCGCCGAGCGCATCGGCCGCCTGTTCTGGGCCATCGCCCGCCGTGGCGCGGCGCATCCGGCGCAGTTGGGCTACGTCAACGGCGAGCCTGCGATCCTGCGCTTCCAGGGCGATCGCCTGCACTCGGTCACCACCATCGAGGTGGTCGATGGCCGCATCGCCAACGTGTACAGCGTGTTGAATCCGGAAAAGTTGCCGGACGTTGTCACGCGCGGTGACGGCACGGCGTCCTTGTAATGAAAGGCGGCCATCGTGGCCGCCGTGGAGCCGAAAATGTCCGACCACGCCTCTCCCCGCGTCCCTTACACCCGCTTGGCCGCCGAAGCCTTCAAGGGCCTGCTGGCCACCAGCCAGGCGGTGCATGACAGCTCGATCGATCCGACCCTGATGGAACTGCTGTTCCTGCGGGTGTCCCAGCTCAACGGCTGCGGCTACTGCATGGACATGCACGGCACGGCGCTGCGCAAGGGCGGCATCGAGCCGCGCAAGCTGGATACGCTGCCCGCGTGGCACGAAAGCCGTTTCTTCGATGCCCGCGAGCGTGCGGCGCTGGGCTGGGCCGAAGCGCTGACCCGGCTGACCGACGGTGCACCGTCACAGGCGGCGTTCGATGCACTGGCACCGCACTTCGATGAGAAGGGCATCAGCGACCTGAGCATGGGCATCGCGGTGATCAATGCCTGGAACCGGCTGGGCGCCGGGCTGCTGCCGCCGCTGCCCTGAGCGCTTCGTTGACAGTGCCTGGACCGCCGGGCACTGTGCCTGCCCCGCAGGAAGCATCCGAACGTCATGGCCGACGAAGCCCCCGACACGCCCAGCAAGGAGGCGCTGAAGGCGCTGACCCAGTACCGGGAGCGGGACACCGCGCCGCCCGAACTCCTGTCGACGCTTGAACGGCATGGACTGTTGTGGCCCGTCGAACATCCGGGCCATGAGGCCCTCCAGGTGCGGATGTTCGCCGCCTATGCCCGCGCCGACCGCCAGCATGTGGCAGACAACTTCATCCTCGGCGTACAGGAGAACCGCAGCGACCTGCGCGCCGGGCTGTCGGCGTATGCGTTCATGGTGCACTTCCCAAGGCATCAGGAGCAGCCACACCCCAGCCTCGCCTGTGCGGTCTGCGGCCAGGTCCGCGAAGGCAGATTCGACCCGACCACCTGGGCGCGCGTCCGCCACAACATCGGGGTCGTGCTCGGCGGAAGCGTAAACGCCATCACCTTCCTGTTGGAACAACACAATCTGACGCCCAGACGGGCGCCCGGCGACATGAGCACACTGGTGGCACTGCTGCGGCTGCTGCACCACGAGAGCGACGCCAAGGACACCCCGTCGACCATCGTCAAACGCGTGCGCGCGCTGCCGGGCCTGAAACTGTCCGTCGAGCAGGCGCGTCACCTGCTGGATGCCCTGGGCCATGCCGGGCTGCTGCAGACCCCCGAGCATCCCGGCCTGGCGCAACGCTTCACCCGGGTCGGTCTGGCACCGCGCACGTCGCGCTCTTCGGACTGGAGCTATCCCGTCGATTTCTGGAAAGGCGCCTACGGCATCGACAGCGGGGCCCTGCGCTTCTGGTTCGCTCACCATCCTGCGCTGCTGGCTGCGCTGGACTGAGCGCGCAGGCGGCGCCGACGCGCTGCCCTGCCGGCGCATGGCAGGCATGCGCCCCGTTCATGCCTCCGCCACGCGCAGGGCGCGCACAATACGCACATGCCTGCTACCCCCACCGCTGGCGCTGCCGCCGCGAAGAAACCCAGCCTGCGCCAGCGCTTCAGGGCGATGCGCAACCTGCCACCGTTCCTGCGCATGGTCTGGAAGACCAGCCCCGCGCTCACCTTGGCCAGCCTTGGCCTGCGCCTGATCCGTGCGCTGCTGCCGGTGGCGATGCTCTACGTCGGCAAGCTGATCATCGACAGCGCGCTGCACCTGAGCCAGCACGACGCTGGCTTCCCGCCGCTGGGCGAAGCACTGTCCAGCGGCATACTGAATCCGCTGCTGGGCCTGCTGGCGCTGGAATTCGGCCTGGCCATCGCCTCGGATCTGCTCGGCCGGCTGGTCAGCTACGCCGATGCCCTGCTCTCGGAACTGTTCGCCAACGTCACCAGCATCCGGTTGATGGAACACGCGGCAACGCTGGATCTGGAGGACTTCGAGGACCCGGACCTGCAGGACAAGCTGGACCGTGCGCGACGCCAGACCATGGGCCGGATGAACCTGATGAGCCAGCTGTTCGGCCAGGTGCAGGACGCGATCACCGTGGCCAGCCTCGCCGTCGGCCTGCTGGTCTACGCGCCGTGGCTGATCCTGCTGCTGGCGCTGGCCCTGGTGCCGGCCTTCATCGGCGAATCGCACTTCAACGCGGCCGGCTACAGCCTCAACTTCCAGTGGACACCCGAGCGCCGCCAGCTCGACTACCTGCGCCAGCTCGGTGCCAGCGTGGAAACGGCCAAGGAAGTGAAGATCTACAACCTGCACCGCTTCCTGGTGGAGCGCTACCGGCGCCTGTCGGTGGCGCTGTTCCAGGCCAACCGCGCCTTGGCCCGGCGCCGCGCGTTCTGGGGCACGCTGCTGGCCGCGCTGGGCACGCTGGGCTACTACACCGCCTACGCCTACATCGCCTGGCGCACGGTGCGCGGCGACTTCTCGATCGGCGACCTGACCTTCCTCGCCGGCAGCTTCCTGCGCCTGCGCCAGCTGCTGGAGGGCCTGTTGATCGGGTTCTCGCAGGTGGCCAGCCAGGCGCTGTACCTGGATGACCTGTTCTCGTTCTTCCAGATCCAGCCGGAAATCCACTCGCGTGAAGGTGCGGTGCGCGTGCCGCAGCCGATCCGGCAGGGCTTCGTGTTCGAGAACGTCGGCTTCCGCTACCCGGATGCCGAGCAATGGGCGGTGCGCCACCTTGATTTCCAGCTGCGGGCTGGCGAAGTACTGGCGCTGGTCGGTGAGAACGGCGCTGGCAAGACCACACTGGTGAAGCTGCTGGCGCGGCTGTACGAACCGGACGAGGGCCGCATCCTGCTCGATGGGCGCGACCTGCGCGACTACGACCTGGACGACCTGCGCGCCAATCTCGGGGTGATCTTCCAGGACTTCGTGCGCTACAACCTCAGCGCCGGCGAGAACATCGGCGTCGGCCAGGTCGAGGCGATGGACGACCAGGCGCGTATCGCCGACGCCGCACGGCGCGGAATGGCCGAGGAAGTGATCGACGACCTGCCTGGCGGTTACAACCAGCTGATCGGCCGCCGCTTCAAGCAGGGCGTGGACCTGTCCGGCGGCCAATGGCAGAAGATCGCCATCGCCCGCGCATGGATGCGCAATGCGCAGGTGATGATCCTGGATGAGCCAACGGCAGCGCTGGATGCGCGAAGTGAGTTCGAGGTGTTCCAGCGGTTCAGGGAACTGGCGGATAATCGCACCGCAGTGCTGATTTCCCACCGTTTCTCCTCGGTACGCATGGCCGATCGCATCCTGGTGCTGGCCGATGGCCGGATCGAGGCCAGCGGCACCCATGAAGAGCTGATGGTCCAAGGCGGCCGCTATGCCGAGCTGTTCGAGCTGCAGGCGGCCGGCTACCGCTGAGAACGCCTCTCGTTCCGCCTAATGAGAACCTGTCTCATTTGAGATAGAATCACCCCGACGACTTCCGATAGATACGCCCATGTCCTCCGCTTTTGGCGCCGAAACGGTGCTTGAGGTCCGTCATTGGACCGATGCCTACTTCAGCTTCACCCTCACCCGCGACAGCGGTTTCCGCTTCGAGAACGGCCAGTTCGTGATGATCGGCCTGGAAACCGAGGCGCGGCCGCTGCTGCGCGCGTATTCCATCGCCAGCGCCAACTGGGAAGAGCACCTGGAGTTCTTCAGCATCAAGGTGCAGGACGGCCCGCTGACCTCGCGCCTGCAGCACATCAAGCCTGGTGACAAGGTGCTGGTCGGCAAGAAGCCCACCGGCACCCTGCTGATCAGCGATCTGCACCCCGGCAAGAACCTGTACCTGCTGGGCACCGGCACCGGCATGGCGCCGTGGCTGTCGGTCATCAAGGACCCGGAAACCTACGAGCGCTTCGAGAAGGTGATCCTCTGCCACGGCGTGCGCTACGAGAAGGACCTGGCCTACCGCGATTACTTCGAGAAGGAACTGCGTGAGCATGAATTCCTCGGCGAGATGATCGGCGACAAGCTGCTGTACTACCCGGCCGTCACCCGCGAGCCGTTCGCCAACCAGGGCCGCCTGACCCAGCTGATGGAAAGCGGCGAGATGCAGCGCACCCTCGGCCTGCCGGAGCTGAGCCCGGAGAACGACCGCGCGATGATCTGCGGCAGCCCGCAGATGCTGGCCGACCTGCGCAGCGTGCTCGATGCCCGTGGTTTCCAGGTCTCGCCGCGCATCGGCCAGCCGGGCCACTACGTGTTCGAGCGCGCGTTCGTCGAGAAATAAGCAAAAAGGGGACGGAGGGGATTAAGTCGTTTGTGCACAAACGACTTAATCCCCTCCGTCCCCTTTTCGGGTTCGTCTCACAGCAGCGCTTCGATCTCGCCGCGCAGCTGCTCCGGCCTGGTGGTGGGCGCGTGACGCGACACCACCTGCCCCTGGCGGTCGACCAGGAACTTGCTGAAATTCCACTTGATGCGGGCGCTACCCAGCAGGCCGCGCTTCTCGCGTGACAGCCATGCCCACAACGGATCAGCCCCGTCGCCGTTGACCTCGATCTTCTCCGACAGCGGGAAGCTGACCGGGTAGTCCAGCGAACAGAACTGGCGGATCTGCGCGGCATCACCCGGCTCCTGCGCGCCGAACTGGTTGCACGGGAAGCCGATCACCACCAGGCCGCGTTCGCGGTACTCCTGCCACAGCTGCTCCAGCCCGGTGTATTGAGGGGTGAAGCCACAACGGCTGGCGACGTTCACCAGCAGCAACGGATGGCCCTGGTACCGGGCCAGCGCCTGTGGCTGGCCGTCGAGGTCGCGGAAGCTGAAATCGTAGGCGGTGGTCATGATGGCGGGCCGTGGGCGGTGACTGCATGGTACCCGCGCCCGGCCCCGGCAACATGCCTTTTGACACAAGTGCGGGCGCCACCGGCCGGGTTACCCTCGGGCCCTTGTTTGCCTTACCGGAGCTTCTACCTTGACCACTCGACTTGCCCTTGCCGTGGCCATGTCCCTCGGCCTTGCCCTGCCCGCCTTCTCGGCCGGCGCCGCCACCCCGGCTGCCAGCACCCATGCCCAGCAGGCCAATCCGTTCTTCGCCGAAAGCCCGCTGCCGCTGCACTTCCCGCAATTCGACAAGATCAAGGACAGCGACTTCGCCCCGGCCTTCGACGCCGGCATGGCGCAGCAGCTGAAGGAAGTGGAGGCGATCGCCAACAACAAGGCCAAGCCGACCTTCGACAACACCATCATCGCCCTGGAAAAGAGCGGTGACATCCTCGACCGTGCGACCACCGTGTTCTTCAGCCTGGTCGGCGCCGACACCAACGACACCCGCAAGAAGCTGCAGGCTGATTACTCGGCGAAGTTCGCCGCGCACAGCGATGCGATCGCGCTGAACGGCAAGCTGTTCGCCCGCATCCAGGCGCTGTACGACACCCGCAGCCAGCTGGGCCTGGACGCCGAAGGCGTGCGCCTGGTCGAGAAGTACTACGACAACTACGTGCGCGCAGGCGCCAAGCTGTCCGACGCCGACAAGGCCACGCTGAAGGAGATGAACGCCGAGCTGGCCAACCTGGGTACCAAGTTCAGCCAGAACGTGCAGTCGGAGGTGAACGCTTCGGCGATCACCGTCGACGACGTCAAGCAACTGGACGGCCTGTCCAAGGAGCAGATCGCCGCCGCCGCCGAAGCCGCCAAGGCCCGCGGCCAGGACGGCAAGTACGTGATCACCCTGCTCAACACCACCGGCCAGCCGCCGCTGACCAACCTGGCCAACCGCGCCCTGCGCCAGAAGATCTACGAAGCGT includes the following:
- a CDS encoding ABC transporter ATP-binding protein, translated to MPATPTAGAAAAKKPSLRQRFRAMRNLPPFLRMVWKTSPALTLASLGLRLIRALLPVAMLYVGKLIIDSALHLSQHDAGFPPLGEALSSGILNPLLGLLALEFGLAIASDLLGRLVSYADALLSELFANVTSIRLMEHAATLDLEDFEDPDLQDKLDRARRQTMGRMNLMSQLFGQVQDAITVASLAVGLLVYAPWLILLLALALVPAFIGESHFNAAGYSLNFQWTPERRQLDYLRQLGASVETAKEVKIYNLHRFLVERYRRLSVALFQANRALARRRAFWGTLLAALGTLGYYTAYAYIAWRTVRGDFSIGDLTFLAGSFLRLRQLLEGLLIGFSQVASQALYLDDLFSFFQIQPEIHSREGAVRVPQPIRQGFVFENVGFRYPDAEQWAVRHLDFQLRAGEVLALVGENGAGKTTLVKLLARLYEPDEGRILLDGRDLRDYDLDDLRANLGVIFQDFVRYNLSAGENIGVGQVEAMDDQARIADAARRGMAEEVIDDLPGGYNQLIGRRFKQGVDLSGGQWQKIAIARAWMRNAQVMILDEPTAALDARSEFEVFQRFRELADNRTAVLISHRFSSVRMADRILVLADGRIEASGTHEELMVQGGRYAELFELQAAGYR
- a CDS encoding fumarate hydratase; protein product: MTSIKQEDLIQSIADALQYISYYHPVDYIKNLAAAYEREESPAAKEAMAQILINSRMCAEGHRPICQDTGIVTVFLEIGMDVRWDDATMGVEDMANEGVRRAYMHPDNKLRASVLADPAGKRINTKDNTPGVVNVKVVPGNTVDVIVAAKGGGSEAKTKFAMLNPSDSIVDWVLKTVPTMGAGWCPPGMLGIGIGGTAEKAMLLAKEALMEPIDITELQARGASNRIEELRLELYEKVNALGIGAQGLGGLTTVLDIKINDYPTHAANLPVAMIPNCAATRHAHFTLDGSGPVMLDPPSLEDWPKLTYDSSKGTRVDLDTITPEDVASWKPGQTLLLNGKLLTGRDAAHKRMVDMLNKGEELPVDLKGRFIYYVGPVDPVRDEVVGPAGPTTATRMDKFTRQVLEQTGLLGMVGKAERGPAAIEAIRDNKSAYLMAVGGSAYLVSKAIKAAKVVGFADLGMEAIYEFTVQDMPVTVAVDSTGESVHKTGPREWQARIGKIPVVVE
- a CDS encoding carboxymuconolactone decarboxylase family protein; the encoded protein is MSDHASPRVPYTRLAAEAFKGLLATSQAVHDSSIDPTLMELLFLRVSQLNGCGYCMDMHGTALRKGGIEPRKLDTLPAWHESRFFDARERAALGWAEALTRLTDGAPSQAAFDALAPHFDEKGISDLSMGIAVINAWNRLGAGLLPPLP
- a CDS encoding ferredoxin--NADP reductase; its protein translation is MSSAFGAETVLEVRHWTDAYFSFTLTRDSGFRFENGQFVMIGLETEARPLLRAYSIASANWEEHLEFFSIKVQDGPLTSRLQHIKPGDKVLVGKKPTGTLLISDLHPGKNLYLLGTGTGMAPWLSVIKDPETYERFEKVILCHGVRYEKDLAYRDYFEKELREHEFLGEMIGDKLLYYPAVTREPFANQGRLTQLMESGEMQRTLGLPELSPENDRAMICGSPQMLADLRSVLDARGFQVSPRIGQPGHYVFERAFVEK
- a CDS encoding RNA polymerase sigma-70 factor — translated: MNAETAFQTHRPRLMALAYRLLGSRADAEDVVQDAWLRWSGADPAAVRDPEAWLVTTTTRLGLDRLRAAKRERVHYVGPWLAEPLAVALEPDPAPGPAQLHAFADDVSVAFLTLLEQLGPEERAAFLLKEAFDHDYREIADLIGHSEANCRQLVHRARQRLQAGRPRFNADASQHRQLLARFMDASQRGDSEAIQALLHANAVLVSDGGGVVTAAVRPLLGAERIGRLFWAIARRGAAHPAQLGYVNGEPAILRFQGDRLHSVTTIEVVDGRIANVYSVLNPEKLPDVVTRGDGTASL
- a CDS encoding glutathione peroxidase, translating into MTTAYDFSFRDLDGQPQALARYQGHPLLLVNVASRCGFTPQYTGLEQLWQEYRERGLVVIGFPCNQFGAQEPGDAAQIRQFCSLDYPVSFPLSEKIEVNGDGADPLWAWLSREKRGLLGSARIKWNFSKFLVDRQGQVVSRHAPTTRPEQLRGEIEALL